The following proteins are co-located in the Sphingobacteriia bacterium genome:
- the fliF gene encoding flagellar M-ring protein FliF: MESVLQLFRNMSPAKIFGVAAGIVVVIAGILFMFYGITTKNFSVLYSNLDLKDSNEIIKELDARGIPYQIKGNGTQIQVPEESLLRLRMEMAEKGLPNKGSLVGYEIFDKSEALGTSNFMQNVNLIRALEGELSRTISSIAQIETARVHLVIPKRELFTREVQKPSASVMVKIRGSNTLTKEQINAMGHMVASAVPGLDMSQVTIIDSKGRALKLAANADEDETSAIIAQSEDYRINYEKRVKRIIEELVEKSVGVGHVNAEVSAEINFDRVVTNSEIYDPEGQVVRSVQSIQENENSNEGTNYNTTVQNNLPNTAETNAAPGSSSNVSRLDETTNYEITKTIKNHISETGTIKRLSIAVIVDGTYDIDEKAGTVKYLPRSEEELKKFESLIKSAVGFDEKRNDKIEVVNMQFAIDLDHLKPKTFKDWFKEEFAGLIQTLVIASVVILVILLVIKPVAMRAFEITRAELDEINNIQNAIDDPSAIKVGQGELKEEIIEIQEADLMHKTSTTKTINELASKYPKETLSIIRRWIQETSQ; encoded by the coding sequence ATGGAGTCAGTACTTCAATTATTTCGTAATATGTCACCTGCAAAAATTTTTGGTGTTGCTGCAGGAATTGTTGTGGTTATTGCTGGAATACTTTTTATGTTCTATGGAATAACAACCAAAAACTTTAGTGTATTATATAGCAATTTAGATCTTAAAGACAGTAACGAGATAATTAAAGAATTAGATGCTCGTGGTATTCCCTACCAAATTAAGGGTAATGGAACACAAATTCAAGTGCCGGAAGAAAGTTTACTTCGTCTAAGAATGGAAATGGCTGAAAAAGGGCTTCCAAATAAAGGTTCCTTAGTTGGTTATGAAATTTTCGATAAATCTGAAGCCTTAGGGACTTCAAATTTTATGCAAAACGTAAATCTTATTAGAGCATTAGAAGGTGAATTAAGTAGAACAATTTCTTCAATTGCTCAAATTGAAACAGCAAGAGTGCATTTAGTAATTCCTAAGAGAGAATTATTTACAAGAGAAGTACAAAAACCAAGTGCTTCGGTAATGGTTAAAATTAGAGGAAGTAATACTTTAACTAAAGAGCAAATTAATGCAATGGGTCATATGGTTGCATCAGCAGTGCCAGGTCTTGATATGAGTCAAGTTACAATAATTGATTCAAAAGGTAGGGCGCTAAAACTTGCAGCAAATGCTGATGAAGATGAGACAAGTGCAATAATTGCTCAATCAGAAGATTATAGAATTAATTACGAAAAAAGAGTTAAACGAATCATTGAAGAATTAGTAGAGAAATCAGTAGGGGTAGGCCATGTTAATGCTGAAGTAAGTGCGGAAATTAATTTTGATAGAGTTGTTACTAATTCGGAAATATATGATCCAGAAGGGCAAGTTGTAAGGTCTGTTCAATCAATTCAAGAAAATGAAAATAGTAACGAAGGAACAAACTATAATACAACCGTGCAAAATAATTTACCAAACACTGCAGAAACTAACGCTGCACCTGGTAGTAGTAGTAATGTTTCACGACTTGATGAAACCACAAATTATGAAATAACTAAAACTATAAAGAATCATATTAGTGAAACTGGTACCATTAAGCGTTTATCAATCGCTGTAATTGTTGACGGTACTTACGACATTGATGAAAAAGCAGGAACTGTAAAATATCTTCCACGTTCAGAAGAAGAACTCAAAAAATTTGAAAGTTTAATCAAATCGGCTGTTGGTTTTGATGAAAAAAGAAATGATAAAATTGAAGTTGTAAATATGCAATTTGCAATTGATCTCGATCATTTGAAACCAAAAACATTTAAAGATTGGTTTAAGGAAGAATTTGCAGGTTTAATCCAAACTTTAGTCATAGCCTCTGTTGTTATTTTAGTAATTTTACTAGTAATTAAACCAGTAGCAATGAGAGCTTTTGAAATTACACGTGCAGAACTTGATGAAATTAATAACATACAAAATGCAATTGATGACCCAAGTGCTATTAAAGTTGGTCAGGGTGAATTAAAAGAAGAAATTATCGAGATTCAAGAAGCCGACCTTATGCATAAAACTAGTACTACAAAAACAATTAATGAACTTGCAAGTAAATATCCTAAAGAAACATTATCAATTATTCGTAGATGGATTCAGGAGACTAGCCAATGA